A window of the Paralichthys olivaceus isolate ysfri-2021 chromosome 5, ASM2471397v2, whole genome shotgun sequence genome harbors these coding sequences:
- the igfals gene encoding insulin-like growth factor-binding protein complex acid labile subunit, whose translation MQTIVLLVLWVLGISLVLPDPDTAGEKATEEPIPCSKGCACLHDDYSSELNMYCSARNFTQVPPDMPTSTHSLWLDGNLFTSLSAVSFKDLANLNFLNLQSGQLVALDPQAFKGLRSLAHIHLERNSLRMLPGTLFQNTPNLASLSLHNNQLTRIEERLFSGLSHMWLLNLGWNSIAVLPETAFHDLQGLRELILAGNRLAYLQPQLFQNLVELKELDLTGNYLKVIKANVFVKLTKLHKLYLAQNHIVTVVPRAFAGMKSLRWLDLTNNRLTTMHDDTFLGLHSLHVLRLSNNSITGVRPRTFRDLQYLEELRLSYNRIRALGERIFEGLGHLEVLELEHNQVQEAQVGSFMGLSHVAVINLSGSCFHSLPDQVFKGLSKLHSLHLDRGCLTRITSQAFTGLSGLRRLFLQHNNISVVERQSFVDLVALLGLDLSFNKLDVLTTNTFSGLKNLEYLLLSNNDCRQFLQNGTKQLLPRLRYLDLRDNALTGMVPEYPESMEKLLLSGNRWKCDCSTLPLRNYSLKNPLVIPRQVETHAEGEEPDTTITIYNNITCTSPPRLAGQDLRDIDNEFYQSC comes from the coding sequence ATGCAAACCATTGTGCTGTTGGTGCTGTGGGTACTGGGAATATCACTTGTGTTGCCCGACCCAGACACAGCTGGGGAGAAGGCGACTGAAGAGCCTATCCCATGTTCTAAAGGATGCGCCTGCCTGCACGATGACTACAGCTCGGAGCTCAACATGTATTGCAGCGCTCGGAACTTCACCCAAGTCCCGCCTGACATGCCAACATCCACTCACTCTCTCTGGCTGGATGGCAACTTGTTCACCTCACTGTCTGCCGTGTCCTTTAAGGATCTCGCCAACCTGAACTTTTTGAATCTGCAGAGTGGCCAGCTGGTAGCACTTGACCCTCAAGCATTCAAAGGACTTAGGTCGCTAGCACACATCCACCTAGAGCGAAATTCGCTACGCATGTTACCAGGTACACTTTTCCAAAATACACCTAACCTTGCATCACTTAGTCTGCACAACAACCAGCTTACTCGTATTGAGGAACGGCTGTTTTCAGGACTTTCACACATGTGGCTTCTCAACCTTGGGTGGAACTCGATAGCCGTCTTACCCGAAACAGCTTTCCATGACCTGCAAGGTCTACGAGAGCTTATTCTTGCAGGGAACAGACTCGCTTACTTGCAGCCACAGCTCTTCCAGAACCTTGTTGAGCTTAAAGAGTTGGATCTAACTGGAAATTACCTTAAGGTCATCAAGGCTAATGTGTTTGTTAAACTCACTAAACTGCATAAGCTGTACCTGGCCCAGAATCACATTGTGACCGTGGTTCCAAGAGCATTTGCAGGCATGAAGTCGCTTAGATGGTTGGATCTGACAAACAACAGACTGACTACTATGCATGACGACACTTTCTTGGGCCTGCACAGTCTCCATGTGCTACGTCTCTCCAACAACTCCATAACTGGAGTTAGGCCCCGGACCTTCCGTGACTTGCAGTACTTGGAGGAACTACGGCTCAGTTACAACAGGATCCGAGCCCTGGGGGAGAGGATCTTTGAAGGGCTTGGTCATCTGGAGGTCTTAGAGCTAGAACACAACCAAGTGCAGGAGGCCCAAGTGGGTAGTTTCATGGGCCTGTCTCATGTGGCTGTCATCAACCTGTCTGGAAGCTGCTTTCACAGTCTGCCTGACCAAGTATTCAAAGGCCTGTCAAAGCTTCATAGCCTTCATCTGGACAGAGGCTGCCTAACGAGGATCACATCTCAAGCTTTCACAGGACTCTCTGGACTGAGGAGGCTTTTCCTGCAGCATAACAACATCTCTGTGGTGGAACGCCAAAGCTTCGTTGATCTGGTGGCCTTACTGGGACTGGACTTGAGTTTTAACAAGTTGGATGTCCTCACAACCAACACATTCTCTGGCCTCAAGAACTTGGAGTACTTGCTGTTGTCCAACAATGACTGTCGACAGTTTTTGCAGAATGGCACAAAACAACTGCTTCCGAGGCTGCGCTACCTGGACCTGAGAGATAACGCCTTGACAGGCATGGTCCCTGAGTACCCAGAGAGCATGGAAAAACTTTTGCTGTCTGGGAACCGTTGGAAATGTGACTGCAGCACCCTCCCGCTCAGGAACTACAGCTTGAAGAATCCGCTGGTGATACCTCGTCAGGTGGAGACCCACGCAGAGGGTGAAGAGCCTGACACAACCATCACCATATACAACAACATTACATGCACCAGCCCACCACGTCTAGCTGGTCAGGACCTACGCGACATTGACAATGAATTCTACCAAAGCTGCTAA